CGCCGTAGTCTATGGTGTGTATCCCGGCGAAGTTCGGTATCACCACCGTCACGGGCTGGGTCGAGGCGGTGAAGAGGAACGTGAGCGCGAAGAGGTAGTCGCCCCACGCCTGGATGAAGGTCAGGATCGCCGCCGTGAACACGCCCGGTGCGGCGAGCGGGACGATCACCTTCCGGAAGGCCTGCAGCGTCGTCGCCCCGTCCACCCTCGCGGCCTCCTCGAGATCCTTCGGCAGCTCCTTGAAGAAGGCTACCAGAAGCCAGACCGTGAGGGGCAGCGCGAAGACCGTATCGGCGATGATCGCCGCCCAGTAGGTGTTTATCAGGCCGATGTCGCTGAACTGCTTGAAGAGCGGGGCGATGATCGCCACCTGCGGGAAGAAGGCCACCGCCAGGATGAACGTCAGCACGGTGCTCTTGAAGCGGAAGCGCAGCCGGGCTATCGCGTACGCCGCGATCGAGCCGAAGAACAGACAGACTATGGTCGTTATTCCGGCGATGATCACGCTGTTCCTCAAAGCCAGCAGGAAGTCCCGATTGGCGAAGATGGTGTGCCAGTGGCTGCCGGTCGTCTGGTGAGGCCAGAGGGTCGGCGGCGAGGCGAAGAGCTCGGTCTTGGTGACGATGCTCATCTTGAACACCCACAGAAGGGGCGCCACGCTCACCAGCACGAAGAGCGTGACGAACAGGTAGAAGAGGACCATGTTGAGGTTGAATCCCCGGCTCTTTCTCTTCCTGCCGGTGGACGCCGCGGTAGTAGTCGCACCTGCCATCTCTCACTCCTCCGTGGAGGTCTGCATCCCGAGGACCCTTATGAAGAACAGCGCGATGAGCAGCGCGGAGACGAAGATGAACACCGCCGCCGCGTTGCCCTCCGGGAACTGGAGCTGGCTCACCCTCACCGACTGGTAGACGAACGTCGAGAGCGACTCGAGCTGCTGCCCCCCCAAGACCCAGAACAGGTCGAAGACCCTGTAGGCGTCGAGGATCCTGAACAGCAGCGCGACGAGCATCGTCGGCTTCAGAAGCGGCAGCGTTATCCGGATGAAGCGCTGGATCGCGTTGGCCCCGTCCACCCTCGCGGCCTCGTACACCTCGCCGGGGATCGTCTGTAGCCCGGCCAGCAAGAGCAGCGCCATGAACGGCGTCGTCTTCCAGGCGTCGACTATCACGCAGGCGATCATGAGAAGCGTCTGATCCGAGAGTATGGGATGGCTGACCAGCCCGAGAGCGTGCGCCACGTAGCTTATGACGCCGACCTGGTCCTGGAACATCAGCCGCCACATCGTGGCCGAGATGACCGTCGGGAAGGCCCACGGGATCAGAACCGCCGCCCGAACCAACCCCCGCCCCCTGAAGGAGCGGTTTATCGCCAGCGCGATCGCCATCCCGACCACAAGCTCTATGGTCACGCTGGCCACCGTGAAGATTATCGTGTTGACGAACCCGCTCTGGAAGTCGGAGTTCTGGAACATGTTCACGTAGTTCTGGACCCCGACGAACGAG
The nucleotide sequence above comes from Rubrobacter naiadicus. Encoded proteins:
- a CDS encoding carbohydrate ABC transporter permease; this encodes MVLFYLFVTLFVLVSVAPLLWVFKMSIVTKTELFASPPTLWPHQTTGSHWHTIFANRDFLLALRNSVIIAGITTIVCLFFGSIAAYAIARLRFRFKSTVLTFILAVAFFPQVAIIAPLFKQFSDIGLINTYWAAIIADTVFALPLTVWLLVAFFKELPKDLEEAARVDGATTLQAFRKVIVPLAAPGVFTAAILTFIQAWGDYLFALTFLFTASTQPVTVVIPNFAGIHTIDYGAQAAAAVVVTVPLVILVLIFQRRIVSGLTAGAVKG
- a CDS encoding carbohydrate ABC transporter permease, whose translation is MTTAAKPRRRGGGWLKEEFGNPERRTAYLMVLPVFVIVLAVAFYPVADAIWLSLHGGTPTVTGSFVGVQNYVNMFQNSDFQSGFVNTIIFTVASVTIELVVGMAIALAINRSFRGRGLVRAAVLIPWAFPTVISATMWRLMFQDQVGVISYVAHALGLVSHPILSDQTLLMIACVIVDAWKTTPFMALLLLAGLQTIPGEVYEAARVDGANAIQRFIRITLPLLKPTMLVALLFRILDAYRVFDLFWVLGGQQLESLSTFVYQSVRVSQLQFPEGNAAAVFIFVSALLIALFFIRVLGMQTSTEE